The DNA window CAATCTGCCTTCTAGAACAACTCTATGGATGTCTTCTATTGTCTGGTGGACTAGACTTCCAAAAAGAACACCCCCTATTCTCGAAGGCTCAAATTTATACTCTCGGTACATCTGATACTTCCTGGGGCAAGTTTCGTAGATGTCGATATCTGAAGTAAGACTAAAAGACCTTTTTGGTACATACTGATCTTTTGGAGAAAATTTTTGGGCGGCAAGCAGTTCTCTTTTAACATGAGGCCATTGATCAAGACCTTCCCAAATAGTAGCAAACGACCTATGAGGAATATCAGTTGTAGTTAGAACAAGTAATTTTTGGGCTCTTGAGAAGGCTACATAGAAATGTCTTGCTCTATCAAAATCTGTAATTCTCTTCTCAGGCTCAAATAGTCCCCTTGCATAATAGCCACCTAGAATTCTATCAATCTGCTTTTGCGTACTAAATCCTTTTGATAAAGACCCTACTATGATTACTGGGAAATCTAATCCTTTTGATTGATGAATCGTCATCACTTGTACATGACCTTTTGGGAAAGGATTGTCAGGATCCTCGTATTCATCTATCCCTCCATCAATTAAAAATCTAAAGAAACTTCCAAATAAATAAAACTTGATAAATTCTTTATTCTTAAAAGTTACAATATTAAAATGATAATATTGTTGAAACTTGCTTAACAATGAGGAAAATATTGATAAATTTCTAGCTTTATTATCTTCCTTTAAGAATTTAGAAAACGGCTTGTATGCAAGTAGCTGATAGAAGTAATCTCCAATTGTTATATCTAGTGATTGCCCTTCGCCAAGGGAGTTAATCTGATTATTTCGCCTTTGAATGTACTCAGATAACGGACTTTTAATGTAATCCTTCAATAATTCAAATCCTTGATAAATATAATCTCGGTAAGGATAATTTTCTAAATGTTCTCCCATAAACTCAAAGAGCATAGCAAAGCAGGCCAACATCATCTTTATTTCATCATTTTCAAAGTAGGCCTTGGCCCTTGGATTAAAATAAGGAATTCCCAATCTATCAAAGGCTTCTGTGTAATGGCCACTTGACTCTATTCGAACACTTTTTAGAATAAGTGCCACGTCCCTATAATCAGTTATTACGTTCTTATCTTTTAGGTGCTTTATCATCTCGGCTACTCTTTGGCCTTCATCAAATTCATTTCTCCCCCATATAGAAAATACTGATGGGTAATCTGGAAATACTGTATCTTCTGGAGGGATAACTTCTTTGTTCATAAATCTGTAAAATCTTCCATCGTTATCGGCCCAATCTACATCTTGCATGAAACTATTGTATCTTTCAATAATCTGCTTATGTGACCTGTAGTTTGTTAGAAGCGGAATCTCTTTACAATCCTTAAAATGAGAAGGGAATTCAATTATGTTTCTAATCGTTGCCCCTCTGAATCTATAAAGTGATTGATCCTCATCTCCAACAACGCAGATGTTATTTATTGGACTGCCCCAAGTTAAGATTATCTGCTCTTGAACATAGTTTGTATCCTGGTACTCATCGACCATTATGTACTTTATCTTATCCTTAATTTTAGGGCCAACTGTTTCATTTTGTAATAGATCTAAAAAAACTGTCTGTAGATGGGAAAAATCTATTCTGTTGTTCTCAAATAAGAGCTTTCTATATTGTTTATAGGTACTTCCTAAGTTCCTAACAAACTTATCCTCTGAACGCAATAATTGTTCTGGGTCGATTAACTCTTCAGTTATCTTATTTATGAAAGGTATAAGGGCCTTTATTGTTGACCATTTTGTCTTCCATTTGCCAAGATAAAGGTCATTTCTAGGAGGGCCTACTATTTCATTAAAGTGCTCGTAAATAAATAAGTACTGAGTTAAATCATCAAGCGTAAGATAATTATTT is part of the Methanofastidiosum sp. genome and encodes:
- a CDS encoding ATP-dependent DNA helicase produces the protein MDQVLSEIIQLFPLLNKEQQKAITTTEGPLLLIAGPGTGKTLVLVLRTLYLIKTGKAKPSEIVLTTFTEKAAFELRDRVSQISRKLEIKESLHELKIGTIHSICESFISKNLFYTQLKNNYLTLDDLTQYLFIYEHFNEIVGPPRNDLYLGKWKTKWSTIKALIPFINKITEELIDPEQLLRSEDKFVRNLGSTYKQYRKLLFENNRIDFSHLQTVFLDLLQNETVGPKIKDKIKYIMVDEYQDTNYVQEQIILTWGSPINNICVVGDEDQSLYRFRGATIRNIIEFPSHFKDCKEIPLLTNYRSHKQIIERYNSFMQDVDWADNDGRFYRFMNKEVIPPEDTVFPDYPSVFSIWGRNEFDEGQRVAEMIKHLKDKNVITDYRDVALILKSVRIESSGHYTEAFDRLGIPYFNPRAKAYFENDEIKMMLACFAMLFEFMGEHLENYPYRDYIYQGFELLKDYIKSPLSEYIQRRNNQINSLGEGQSLDITIGDYFYQLLAYKPFSKFLKEDNKARNLSIFSSLLSKFQQYYHFNIVTFKNKEFIKFYLFGSFFRFLIDGGIDEYEDPDNPFPKGHVQVMTIHQSKGLDFPVIIVGSLSKGFSTQKQIDRILGGYYARGLFEPEKRITDFDRARHFYVAFSRAQKLLVLTTTDIPHRSFATIWEGLDQWPHVKRELLAAQKFSPKDQYVPKRSFSLTSDIDIYETCPRKYQMYREYKFEPSRIGGVLFGSLVHQTIEDIHRVVLEGRLDEITPTLIEELYNENYKGLIATGLRPLAQTPREAGLKQVITYFNQNKDLMDRVIETEVDVSVEKDKYIILGKIDLLLGKDNKVEILDFKTQPKPDFNDLLIERYKKQLSLYGYIVNQRYGLHPERLLLYWTSEEIRDNALMEFPYSKDYVNEVGKHFDYVSSCIIEKKFDIRNPPDISKTCKDCDFRIYCSKEGVINFKSEDVI